Part of the Triticum urartu cultivar G1812 chromosome 2, Tu2.1, whole genome shotgun sequence genome, GTACAGGGTGTAGAGGAGGAGTTTGAGAACTACGATCCCCATAAGCTGTTGAAAAGCTTTATGACGTTGCAAGCAGTCATGGTGGAAGTGATGAAAGATCAAGGAGGAAACAACTATAAGCTGCCGCATCTACACAAGGACCGTCTACAAAATGCTGGAGAGGAAATAACCGGTGACTGGCCTGCCAATCGGGTATAGTTTTGCTTGTCTGATCAGGCAAGGGAGTTAGGCCCTCGTCACCTACTCAAGAGAGCATGCACGACACATTTGCCCGAGCAATGATGTCCAAGCTCTCCCTGATAAGTGTTGATGCCGTCAAGATAACGTAACGGTCATATACGTGCTTTTCTTTCCCCTCTTGTAAGGTGACTAGGGCAAAGCCTTCCTCCCCTTGATCTCTGCCGATGAGCCCGTGGATTCGCCTCCCATCTACATGCCTCTCCGGCGGCCAGTGGCGGGGAGGGGAATCCTGGTACCTCAGCTTTGGCGCGGCTAGTAGATATGCAGTGTTTCCTTGCTGTCTGATCAAGGAAATCTGATGGAAAATATATAGGGTGGTTGGTATGAGTACAAAGATCAACATCGGGACATCGCAAAAGTTCTACCGCAATAAGCATTCATGCAGCCATGATAAATTTTTGCCTCGGTTTTTGGGAGGACTGAATACTGGTGATCAGAAACCTTGGGTGTGTTTGGATGGTGGCCAAAATCAACCCTACTAAAAAaatcatgaccaaaattttggtctaTATTTGGATGGCAACCAACTTTTTGGCATGCCAATACTTCTTTTACCAATCTAGTTCacttttcttgccaatgtcggccaattCGTGGGCAAGCAACTCCACCAAAATTTTGGCCAGCCAACTATATGCTAGGGTAAAGCTAGGCTAAAAGCAAACATACCTCTTGTCTTGGATAAAGAAGCCAGCTGGCTTAAGTGTTATGGAAAATACTACCATCTAGTTTTCAAAACAAATAGCAATTGCGAAGAATTAGGTGAGGCGGCTACCTGGTTTGAGCATCAGCCCAAACCAAAATAGTCTTCCATTCCTTGAACCCCTACACCCCAATACTTTTTGTAATGTAAAAGTAAGATGTAAAGAATGCCAATTGCAGTCATGAACTGTGTACTATAGCTGCAGGATAGTTCTAAGAAAGGACATGACATGCACCATTGGCACTTAGCAGACATGTTCATAGAAAACAAGTAGCAAGAAAAATAACAGATTGCCACATGGCTTTGGCATGAACAATTTGTGTGCAACTGCATTCATTCCAGAAAAAACATCTATATTAACAGAAAGGGAAATTTTGTCTATTTCATAATCATTGTTCAATTTGAAGCTCATAAAAATATGTCATGATCAGCTGTAACAACAATCTAAAGTGTCAAACAGGTATGCCAGCCCAATATCGCCTGTTGTAAACAGTAAACATGGGCAAACTTAACAAGACATCAACTCTTAACAACATGATACACTGACCATTTCATCACTCTGTGTTAACCATCGATATCGGTTCCCAATCTAGTAAGTTTCTATTCTTAGCCAATCCTGATACTGAAATGTGTTACCTGCATTGCGCAGCGATTTTCCCCTTTCCCATCTTTAGGTCGTTTCTCACCACAAGCACCTGCACCAGCAAGAACATCAGCCAAGTTATTTCCCATTCCCTCCCCCAAATGAAAATTACCAAAATCCGAGTAAAGGGAAGAAGTGTTGGCTAGAAAGAAACTCCAATACCATCTTGAAATCCTCTATTATCTTGGCGAGGTTCTCGATCTCCAGGGGGGCGGCGGCGGTCTGGACCTGCGCCCTCTCGGCTTCCCTGGCGGAGTCGGACTTGGTCACCACGTTCCGGGACCAGAACAGCAGCCTGAGCCCGGTCCGCTTCCGCCCGGCGGCTCGCTTCGCCGGCCGGGCGCGGCCGGAATTTTCGTCATCATCTTCGTCCGAGTCGTCCTCGGAATCGTCGTCGCCGGAgtcgggggcggcggcggcgtggatGGGGAGGC contains:
- the LOC125540012 gene encoding uncharacterized protein LOC125540012 isoform X3, with translation MGASASVLSLPVAVSFPGAATAIAGAAGCFALGYFLALARLPIHAAAAPDSGDDDSEDDSDEDDDENSGRARPAKRAAGRKRTGLRLLFWSRNVVTKSDSAREAERAQVQTAAAPLEIENLAKIIEDFKMVLVVRNDLKMGKGKIAAQCRGSRNGRLFWFGLMLKPGSRLT
- the LOC125540012 gene encoding uncharacterized protein LOC125540012 isoform X4; protein product: MGASASVLSLPVAVSFPGAATAIAGAAGCFALGYFLALARLPIHAAAAPDSGDDDSEDDSDEDDDENSGRARPAKRAAGRKRTGLRLLFWSRNVVTKSDSAREAERAQVQTAAAPLEIENLAKIIEDFKMVLVVRNDLKMGKGKIAAQCRFP